A genomic segment from Micropterus dolomieu isolate WLL.071019.BEF.003 ecotype Adirondacks linkage group LG03, ASM2129224v1, whole genome shotgun sequence encodes:
- the tent5aa gene encoding terminal nucleotidyltransferase 5A, translating to MSEDESSSTTSHVSDTEGSNASVLSWEQVQRLDAILTETIPIHGRGNFPTLEMQPRQIVKVVRSRMEEKQIHVRDVRLNGSAASHILHGDSGLGFKDLDLIFCADMKGESDFQTVKDIVLDCLLDFLPDCVNKKKITPLTLKEAYVQKMVKVCNDSDRWSLISLSNNRGKNVELKFVDSLRRQFEFSVDSFQIKLDSLLLFYECSENPMAETFHPTIMGESVYGDFSEALDHLRHKIICTRNPEEIRGGGLLKYCHLLVRGFRAASESEMKSLQRYMCSRFFIDFSDIGEQQRKLESYLQNHFVGLEDRKYDYLMTLHGVVNESTVCLMGHERRQTLGLIAMLAVRVLAEQNVIPNVANVTCYYQPAPYVADGNFSNYYIAQVQPVFACQQPAYSTWLPCN from the exons ATGTCAGAGGACGAGAGTAGCTCCACTACCAGCCATGTGTCTGACACAGAAGGCAGCAATGCTAGCGTTCTCAGTTGGGAGCAAGTGCAGCGGCTTGACGCCATCCTGACGGAGACCATCCCGATCCACGGCCGGGGAAACTTCCCCACTCTGGAAATGCAGCCGCGACAGATCGTTAAAGTGGTGCGGAGTCGGATGGAGGAGAAACAAATCCACGTCCGGGACGTTCGGTTAAACGGCTCTGCAGCCAGTCACATTCTGCACGGGGATAGCGGACTGGGCTTTAAGGACCTTGACCTCATATTTTGCGCAGATATGAAAGGTGAAAGTGATTTCCAGACTGTGAAGGACATAGTTTTGGACTGTCTCCTGGATTTTTTACCCGACTGtgtgaataaaaagaaaataacccCGTTAACGTTAAAG gaAGCCTATGTGCAGAAGATGGTGAAGGTGTGTAATGACTCAGACCGCTGGAGCCTCATCTCCCTCTCCAACAACCGGGGTAAGAACGTGGAGCTGAAGTTTGTGGACTCCCTTCGACGGCAGTTTGAGTTCAGTGTGGACTCCTTTCAGATCAAACTGGACTCCCTGCTGCTGTTCTACGAGTGCTCAGAGAACCCAATGGCCGAGACCTTCCACCCCACCATCATGGGCGAGAGTGTGTACGGAGACTTCAGCGAAGCCCTGGACCACCTACGTCACAAGATCATCTGCACCCGGAACCCAGAGGAGATCCGAGGCGGGGGTCTGCTGAAGTACTGTCACCTGCTGGTTAGGGGTTTCCGGGCCGCTTCCGAGTCAGAGATGAAGTCCCTGCAGCGCTATATGTGCTCGCGCTTCTTTATTGACTTCTCTGACATTGGTGAGCAGCAGCGCAAACTGGAGTCCTACCTTCAAAACCACTTTGTGGGCCTGGAGGACCGCAAGTACGACTACCTGATGACCCTCCACGGAGTGGTCAATGAGAGCACAGTGTGCCTGATGGGACACGAGAGGCGGCAGACCTTAGGGCTCATAGCCATGCTGGCAGTGCGTGTTCTTGCAGAGCAGAACGTCATTCCCAACGTGGCTAATGTTACATGTTACTACCAGCCTGCGCCTTATGTGGCAGATGGCAACTTCAGTAACTACTACATAGCACAGGTACAGCCGGTGTTTGCTTGCCAGCAGCCTGCATACTCCACCTGGTTGCCCTGTAACTGA